CACTGACCAGAACGCCGACGCCATCGTCAACGCCGCCAACGAACAACTGGCTCCCGGCGGCGGAGTCTGCGGTGCCATCCACCGCGCCGGAGGGCCGGCAATCTGGGAGGAATGTAAGGCCATCGTCGAGAAGCAGGGACCGCTGCCGACCGGAAAAGCGGTGGCGACCACGGCCGGCAAGATGAAGGCGCGCCATGTCATCCACACCGTCGGCCCGGTCTGGCAAG
This portion of the Terriglobales bacterium genome encodes:
- a CDS encoding macro domain-containing protein, producing the protein MHIQLQHERSIDLLLGDITDQNADAIVNAANEQLAPGGGVCGAIHRAGGPAIWEECKAIVEKQGPLPTGKAVATTAGKMKARHVIHTVGPVWQGGERGEPEKLASCYRESIRVADKLKLKSIAFPSISTGIFGYPVELAAPVA